CGAGCGCGTGACCTTGGCCGGGTCGATGATGCCCGCGGCGACGAGGTCGACGTACTCGCCGGTCGCGGCGTTGAGGCCGTGACCCGACTCGAGCTCGCGGACCTTGGCGGCGACGACGCCCGGCTCGAGACCGGCGTTCAGCGCGATCTGCTTGAGCGGCGCGTCGATGGCGACGCGGACGATGTTCGCACCGGTCGCCTCGTCACCCTCGAGCGAGAGCGTGTCGAGCGCGACGGACGCCTGGATGAGCGCGACGCCACCACCGGCGACGATGCCCTCCTCGACGGCGGCCTTCGCGTTGCGGACGGCGTCCTCGATGCGGTGCTTGCGCTCCTTGAGCTCGACCTCGGTCGCGGCACCCGCCTTGATGACGGCCACGCCACCGGCGAGCTTCGCGAGGCGCTCCTGGAGCTTCTCGCGGTCGTAGTCGGAGTCGGTCGCCTCGATCTCGGAGCGGATCTGACGGACGCGGCCCGCGATCTGCTCGTCGTCGCCGGCACCCTCGATGATCGTGGTCTCGTCCTTGGTGATGATCACCTTGCGGGCCTTGCCCAGCAGGTCGAGGGTCGCGTTCTCGAGCTTGAGGCCGACCTCTTCCGAGATGACCTGGCCGCCGGTCAGGATCGCGATGTCCTGCAGCATGGCCTTGCGACGGTCGCCGAAGCCCGGGGCCTTGACGGCGACGGACTTGAAGATGCCACGGATCTTGTTCACGACGAGGGTCGCGAGGGCTTCGCCGTCGACGTCCTCGGCGATGATGAGGAGCTGCTTGCCCGCCTGGATCACCTTGTCGACGACCGGGAGCAGGTCCTTGATGTTGGAGATCTTCGAGTTG
The sequence above is drawn from the Curtobacterium sp. MR_MD2014 genome and encodes:
- the groL gene encoding chaperonin GroEL (60 kDa chaperone family; promotes refolding of misfolded polypeptides especially under stressful conditions; forms two stacked rings of heptamers to form a barrel-shaped 14mer; ends can be capped by GroES; misfolded proteins enter the barrel where they are refolded when GroES binds), which encodes MAKIIAFDEEARRGLERGLNTLADAVKVTLGPRGRNVVLEKKWGAPTITNDGVSIAKEIELDDPYEKIGAELVKEVAKKTDDVAGDGTTTATVLAQALVREGLRNVAAGADPVSLKRGIEKAVAAVSDQLLANAKDIETKDQIAATASISAADPTIGELIAEAIDKVGKEGVVTVEESNTFGTELELTEGMRFDKGYLSQYFVTDPERQEAVFEDPYILIVNSKISNIKDLLPVVDKVIQAGKQLLIIAEDVDGEALATLVVNKIRGIFKSVAVKAPGFGDRRKAMLQDIAILTGGQVISEEVGLKLENATLDLLGKARKVIITKDETTIIEGAGDDEQIAGRVRQIRSEIEATDSDYDREKLQERLAKLAGGVAVIKAGAATEVELKERKHRIEDAVRNAKAAVEEGIVAGGGVALIQASVALDTLSLEGDEATGANIVRVAIDAPLKQIALNAGLEPGVVAAKVRELESGHGLNAATGEYVDLVAAGIIDPAKVTRSALQNAASIAGLFLTTEAVVADKPEKNPAMPAGDPTGGMDF